One Deinococcus sp. LM3 genomic region harbors:
- a CDS encoding methylmalonyl-CoA mutase family protein, with protein MKSKNEWMQSVYAPATQKFPERKYNFKNLSDMEPEPIYTADDLKDWDAERDLGYPGEYPYTRGVQPSVYRGKLWTMRMFAGFGSAEQTNERFHALLRAGQTGLSTAFDLPTLMGYDSDHPFSKGEVGKCGVAVSSLADMEILFQGIDPTQVTTSMTINSPANAVWAMYIANAQKQGKDLGQVGGTIQNDILKEFIAQKEFIYPPAPSVKLVIDTFEWGPRIVPKWNFISVSGYHIREAGATGVQELAFTLADGFHYVEKALERGLDIDEFAPRISFFWDIHNDFFEEIAKLRAARRIWARQMRHHYGAKNPKSWMLRTHSQTAGVSLPAQQPLNNIARVAIQALAAVLGGTQSLHTDAFDEALALPTEEAATIALRTQQIIAYETGVAGVVDPLAGSYYVEKLTNDIEAAAMGYIEQIRAMGGVEAGIDSGFFQLEMAEAAYRYQREVETKNRIVVGVNDFVQDAVEVPIQLIDPQVERVQEARLAQVRRERDPARVKAAIEALRDTAVTGANSMPAFLECAHAYVTLGEQMDILKTVYGEYVEPAVV; from the coding sequence ATGAAAAGCAAGAACGAGTGGATGCAGAGCGTCTACGCCCCCGCCACGCAGAAATTCCCGGAACGCAAGTACAACTTCAAGAACCTCTCGGACATGGAGCCCGAACCCATCTACACGGCCGACGACCTGAAGGACTGGGACGCCGAACGGGACCTGGGCTACCCCGGTGAGTACCCGTACACGCGCGGCGTGCAGCCCAGCGTGTACCGGGGCAAACTCTGGACCATGCGCATGTTCGCGGGCTTCGGCAGCGCCGAACAGACCAACGAACGCTTCCACGCGCTGCTGCGCGCCGGGCAGACCGGCCTGAGTACCGCCTTCGACCTGCCCACCCTGATGGGCTACGACAGCGACCACCCCTTCAGCAAGGGCGAGGTCGGCAAGTGCGGCGTGGCGGTCAGCAGCCTCGCGGACATGGAAATCCTGTTCCAGGGCATCGACCCCACGCAGGTCACGACGTCCATGACCATCAACAGCCCCGCGAACGCCGTCTGGGCCATGTACATCGCCAACGCGCAGAAACAGGGCAAGGACCTCGGGCAGGTGGGCGGCACCATCCAGAACGACATCCTGAAAGAATTCATCGCCCAGAAGGAATTCATCTACCCACCCGCCCCCAGCGTGAAACTGGTCATCGATACCTTCGAGTGGGGCCCCCGGATCGTCCCGAAATGGAACTTCATCAGCGTGTCCGGGTACCACATCCGCGAGGCGGGCGCGACCGGCGTGCAGGAACTCGCCTTCACCCTCGCCGACGGCTTCCACTACGTGGAAAAAGCCCTGGAACGTGGCCTGGACATCGACGAGTTCGCGCCGCGCATCAGCTTCTTCTGGGACATCCACAACGACTTCTTCGAGGAGATCGCCAAGCTGCGCGCCGCGCGGCGCATCTGGGCGCGGCAGATGCGCCACCACTACGGCGCGAAGAACCCGAAAAGCTGGATGCTCCGCACCCACTCGCAGACCGCCGGAGTCAGCCTGCCCGCCCAGCAACCCCTGAACAACATCGCGCGGGTCGCCATTCAGGCGCTGGCCGCCGTGCTGGGCGGCACGCAGAGCCTCCACACCGACGCCTTCGACGAGGCGCTGGCCCTCCCGACCGAGGAAGCCGCCACCATCGCCCTGCGCACCCAGCAGATCATCGCGTACGAGACCGGCGTGGCGGGCGTCGTGGACCCCCTGGCCGGCAGTTACTACGTCGAGAAACTCACGAACGACATCGAGGCCGCCGCCATGGGGTACATCGAGCAGATCCGCGCGATGGGCGGCGTGGAGGCCGGCATCGACAGCGGGTTCTTCCAGCTGGAAATGGCCGAGGCTGCGTACCGCTACCAGCGTGAGGTCGAGACGAAAAACCGCATCGTGGTCGGCGTTAACGACTTCGTGCAGGATGCCGTCGAGGTGCCCATCCAGCTGATCGACCCGCAGGTCGAGCGGGTACAGGAAGCCCGGCTGGCGCAGGTGCGCCGCGAACGCGACCCTGCGCGCGTGAAAGCCGCCATCGAAGCCCTGCGCGACACCGCCGTCACCGGCGCGAACTCCATGCCCGCCTTCCTGGAATGCGCGCACGCCTACGTCACGCTGGGCGAACAGATGGACATCCTGAAAACCGTGTACGGCGAGTACGTCGAACCCGCCGTCGTGTAA